A part of Ziziphus jujuba cultivar Dongzao chromosome 8, ASM3175591v1 genomic DNA contains:
- the LOC107413198 gene encoding wall-associated receptor kinase-like 20, which translates to MAPPKLLLLAVALLTCAGCAFPAKHCPNCGTTAVPYPLSTDTTCGDQSYKIRCDSGSQLVFDSLNNSYPITSVSPSSQRFVIQPASLLSNVCVTSDMVHQGIQLNDSLPFNVTSSNTIIYLNCTDSILRSPLNCSSSSLCHTYLNRSDEAPACDASPICCTFRAGGSSTSYMIRVRESGCSAYTSFVNLDPNLPVDRWPESGVEIQWVSPREPLCGTQSDCDEDGGGGKSTCGPDPVVNGVRRCFCNAGLVWDPIGGSCVENVTCQDPGGCDSSNKTALIAGLVSGLGTLLIVATIAILLYKRHRRIKEAQDRLTREREQILNANGGAKAAKVFTGKEIKKATNNFSRDRILGAGGYGEVYKGILENGTVVAVKIAKLGNTKGTDQVLNEVRILCQVNHRSLVGLLGCCVELEQPIMVYEFIENGNLFDHLHGKRLLSWKNRLQVAYDTAEGLAYLHFSAVPPIYHRDVKSSNILLDEKLNGKVSDFGLSRLAHTDLSHISTCAQGTLGYLDPEYYRNYQLTDKSDVYSFGVVLLELLTSQKAIDFTREEDDVNLAVYVQRMVAEERLMDVIDPMLKEGASNLELDTMKALGFLAVGCLEERRQNRPSMKEVTEEIEYIMSIATSKVVEN; encoded by the exons ATGGCACCACCGAAACTCCTCCTCTTGGCGGTGGCGCTGCTAACGTGCGCTGGGTGCGCATTCCCAGCCAAGCACTGTCCCAACTGCGGCACCACAGCTGTCCCTTATCCCCTGAGCACCGACACAACCTGCGGCGACCAGTCGTACAAGATCCGGTGCGACTCCGGTTCGCAGCTGGTATTCGATTCCCTCAACAATTCCTACCCGATCACCTCCGTCTCTCCCTCATCCCAGCGCTTCGTGATCCAACCGGCGAGCCTCCTATCCAACGTCTGCGTCACGTCGGATATGGTCCACCAGGGCATCCAGCTCAATGACTCTCTCCCTTTCAACGTTACCAGCAGCAACACCATCATCTACCTCAACTGTACCGACTCCATCCTCCGCTCCCCTCTCAACTGCTCCTCCTCCAGCCTCTGCCACACCTACCTCAACCGCTCCGACGAGGCTCCTGCCTGTGACGCCTCCCCCATCTGCTGCACTTTCAGAGCCGGCGGCTCCTCCACCTCCTACATGATCCGCGTCAGGGAATCGGGTTGCAGCGCTTATACCAGCTTCGTGAATTTGGATCCCAACCTCCCGGTGGATCGGTGGCCCGAATCCGGTGTGGAGATCCAGTGGGTTTCTCCGCGCGAGCCGCTTTGTGGGACCCAGTCGGACTGTGACGAGGACGGCGGCGGAGGGAAATCCACTTGTGGACCCGACCCGGTTGTCAATGGTGTCCGGCGGTGTTTTTGCAACGCTGGGCTCGTGTGGGACCCGATTGGAGGGTCCTGTGTGGAAA ATGTTACGTGTCAAGACCCTGGAGGTTGCGATTCATCAAACAAGACAGCACTCATAGCAG GTCTAGTCTCCGGGCTTGGCACATTACTTATCGTTGCAACCATTGCCATTCTACTCTACAAACGCCACAGACGCATCAAAGAAGCCCAAGACCGCTTGACCAGAGAGCGTGAACAAATACTCAACGCCAATGGTGGAGCTAAAGCTGCAAAGGTCTTCACTGGCAAAGAGATAAAAAAAGCAACAAACAACTTCTCTAGAGATCGCATACTCGGTGCCGGTGGCTATGGTGAAGTCTACAAAGGCATTCTTGAAAATGGAACTGTTGTGGCTGTCAAGATTGCCAAGCTTGGAAACACCAAAGGCACTGACCAAGTCCTCAACGAGGTCCGAATTCTCTGCCAAGTTAACCATCGGAGCCTCGTAGGCCTACTCGGTTGTTGTGTTGAATTAGAGCAACCCATCATGGTCTATGAGTTCATTGAAAACGGAAATCTCTTTGATCATCTCCATGGAAAAAGACTACTTTCCTGGAAAAACCGTCTTCAAGTTGCCTATGACACTGCAGAAGGTCTTGCATACCTTCATTTTTCAGCGGTTCCTCCTATATACCACCGAGATGTGAAGTCTAGTAACATTCTACTCGACGAGAAGTTGAATGGAAAGGTTTCGGATTTCGGGTTATCTCGGTTGGCTCATACCGATTTGAGTCATATCTCGACTTGTGCTCAAGGAACTCTTGGATACCTTGATCCTGAGTACTACAGAAACTATCAGTTGACTGATAAAAGCGATGTTTATAGCTTCGGAGTTGtgttgttggagctgctgacaTCTCAGAAAGCAATAGACTTTACTAGGGAAGAAGATGATGTTAACTTGGCAGTTTACGTGCAGAGAATGGTGGCGGAGGAGAGGCTGATGGATGTGATTGATCCAATGCTGAAAGAAGGAGCCAGCAATTTGGAGCTGGATACCATGAAGGCATTAGGGTTCTTGGCAGTTGGTTGCTTGGAGGAACGCAGACAGAACAGACCTTCCATGAAAGAAGTCACTGAAGAGATTGAGTACATTATGAGCATTGCCACATCAAAGGTTGTAGAAAACTAG
- the LOC107413204 gene encoding ribonuclease MRP protein subunit POP4, which translates to MATNTVGQDQRKRTLEALERRFAAAKAELVQQQNKKIKPIGLNNEDAKKPNPTNSSSVPSTSRSSDSSVKTPSRKDVENNDPTYAKLSQPIHENLLTTNVQLSNRKESKVDKILHELLRNGDWARKYMQGSRSKKIDEWIHLDNCIQGRGVSTGSRVRALKIHSKRSKRHMSMKQHKKQGSFDLPPELCRFDHFRPMHEMWKDYTFQLLKKTGKDQLAQCLLDADLHGAIISVAECKITSLTGVSGIMIRETAETLGIITQDNKFKVVPKKVSVFIFQVDCWKITLQGDKLISRNLDL; encoded by the exons ATGGCTACAAATACAGTTGGTCAAGATCAAAGGAAGCGCACTTTGGAGGCCTTAGAGCGAAGGTTTGCAGCTGCAAAAGCTGAACTTGTTCAACagcaaaacaagaaaattaaaccaattggATTAAATAATGAAGATGCCAAAAAACCTAATCCTACAAATTCTTCCTCTGTTCCATCAACTTCACGTTCATCTGATTCATCAGTCAAAACCCCATCACGAAAAG ATGTTGAAAACAATGATCCGACTTACGCGAAGCTCTCTCAACCTATCCATGAAAATCTGCTGACAACCAATGTCCAA CTTTCTaatagaaaagaaagcaaagtGGATAAGATTTTGCATGAGCTTCTCCGAAATGGTGATTGGGCTAGAAAGTACATGCAAGGGTCCAGAAGCAAGAAAATTGACGAGTGGATTCACTTGGATAACTGCATACAAGGACGTGGCGTATCTACTGGTTCTCGTGTCAGGGCTTTGAAGATTCATTCTAAGCGCTCCAAAAGGCATATGTCCATGAAACAACACAAGAAACAGGGGTCTTTTGATTTGCCTCCAGAGCTTTGTAG ATTTGATCATTTTAGGCCGATGCATGAGATGTGGAAAGACTACACTTTTCAACTTCTGAAAAAAACAgg GAAAGATCAGTTGGCTCAATGTCTCCTTGATGCAGATCTACATGGTGCAATTATTTCAG TTGCTGAGTGTAAAATAACTAGTTTAACTGGAGTGAGCGGCATTATGATTCGAGAAACAGCCGAAACGCTAGGAATTATTACTCAAGACAATAAATTCAAAG TTGTTCCGAAAAAGGTTTCTGTCTTTATATTTCAAGTTGATTGCTGGAAGATTACACTACAGGGGGACAAACTCATTTCAAGAAATTTGGACTTGTGA
- the LOC107413196 gene encoding uncharacterized protein LOC107413196 isoform X2, translating to MYGDGNRDEEVKMEEKESAERVVYMWGYLPGALPHRSPLLSPTVVRTPASYSWRDVCGGGCGFAMAISESGKLITWGSTDDLGQSYVTSGKHGETPEPFPLPTEASILKAAAGWAHCVAVTDSGEVYTWGWKECVPSGKVFGDPSVVGSFEKDVFERQSSFLTEQVSPRSQGSRSSGTIVSSTDARGSGEENTKRRRISSVKQAAESSSTGDETLSALPCLVALTPGVRITSVAAGGRHTLALSDIGQVWGWGYGGEGQLGLGSRIRMVSSPHPIPCIESSAYGKDRSATMSRGGTAEGPGYRAPGSYVKGIACGGRHSAVITDAGALLAFGWGLYGQPLRMISKGNSSIIASELANRFLIICSTSSTSMFDFLILLSIPDTSWSFPTINHSSGSTCR from the exons ATGTATGGCGATGGGAATAGAGATGAGGAAGTGAAAAtggaagagaaagagagtgcagagagagtgGTATACATGTGGGGTTATCTTCCTGGAGCTTTACCTCATAGGTCTCCGCTTTTATCCCCTACAGTCGTACGGACTCCTGCTTCTTACTCTTGGAGGGATGTTTGTGGTGGAGGTTGCGGTTTCGCCATGGCCATTTCTG AGTCTGGGAAGCTCATTACATGGGGTTCGACAGATGATCTAGGTCAGAGCTACGTCACATCTGGGAAGCATGGG GAAACTCCAGAACCTTTCCCCCTCCCAACTGAAGCTTCTATACTCAAGGCTGCAGCAGGTTGGGCCCATTGTGTAGCAGTTACAG ACAGCGGAGAAGTTTACACATGGGGATGGAAAGAGTGTGTTCCGTCGGGTAAGGTCTTTGGAGATCCATCTGTGGTAGGAAGCTTTGAAAAGGATGTATTTGAAAGGCAGAGCTCTTTCTTGACAGAGCAAG TTAGCCCTCGCTCTCAAGGTTCACGTTCAAGTGGCACTATTGTTTCTAGTACTGATGCTAGAGGAAGTGGAGAGGAAAATACAAAGAGAAGAAGAATATCTTCAGTAAAGCAAGCAGCTGAAAGCTCATCAACTGGGGATGAAACTCTCTCTGCATTGCCATGTCTTGTGGCGCTGACCCCAGGAGTTAGAATAACTTCAGTTGCAGCCGGCGGACGCCATACTCTAGCATTATCAG ATATAGGACAGGTGTGGGGTTGGGGCTACGGTGGTGAAGGACAGCTTGGTTTAGGCTCCCGGATACGCATGGTGTCCTCTCCTCATCCCATACCTTGCATTGAATCCTCTGCTTATGGAAAGGACAGATCTGCAACAATGTCTCGAGGAGGCACAGCTGAGGGACCGGGTTACAGAGCTCCTGGAAGTTACGTGAAGGGGATTGCGTGTGGAGGACGACACAGTGCAGTAATCACAG ATGCTGGAGCACTTCTTGCTTTTGGATGGGGGCTCTACGGACAG CCGTTAAGGATGATTAGCAAAGGAAACTCATCCATTATCGCTTCAGAGCTTGCAAACAGATTCCTAATTATATGCTCTACTTCTTCGACTAGCATGTTTGACTTTTTAATCCTTTTGTCCATCCCTGACACTTCCTGGAGTTTCCCTACTATTAACCATTCTTCAGGATCAACATGTAGGTAA
- the LOC107413196 gene encoding ultraviolet-B receptor UVR8 isoform X1: MYGDGNRDEEVKMEEKESAERVVYMWGYLPGALPHRSPLLSPTVVRTPASYSWRDVCGGGCGFAMAISESGKLITWGSTDDLGQSYVTSGKHGETPEPFPLPTEASILKAAAGWAHCVAVTDSGEVYTWGWKECVPSGKVFGDPSVVGSFEKDVFERQSSFLTEQVSPRSQGSRSSGTIVSSTDARGSGEENTKRRRISSVKQAAESSSTGDETLSALPCLVALTPGVRITSVAAGGRHTLALSDIGQVWGWGYGGEGQLGLGSRIRMVSSPHPIPCIESSAYGKDRSATMSRGGTAEGPGYRAPGSYVKGIACGGRHSAVITDAGALLAFGWGLYGQCGQGSTDDELSPTCVSSLLGIRIEGVAAGLWHTVCISADGDVYSFGGNQFGQLGTGADQAETLPRLLDSPSLENMHAKIISCGARHSAIITADAKVFCWGWNKYGQLGLGDVIDRNIPSQVVIEGGIPRNVACGWWHTLLLSESPT, encoded by the exons ATGTATGGCGATGGGAATAGAGATGAGGAAGTGAAAAtggaagagaaagagagtgcagagagagtgGTATACATGTGGGGTTATCTTCCTGGAGCTTTACCTCATAGGTCTCCGCTTTTATCCCCTACAGTCGTACGGACTCCTGCTTCTTACTCTTGGAGGGATGTTTGTGGTGGAGGTTGCGGTTTCGCCATGGCCATTTCTG AGTCTGGGAAGCTCATTACATGGGGTTCGACAGATGATCTAGGTCAGAGCTACGTCACATCTGGGAAGCATGGG GAAACTCCAGAACCTTTCCCCCTCCCAACTGAAGCTTCTATACTCAAGGCTGCAGCAGGTTGGGCCCATTGTGTAGCAGTTACAG ACAGCGGAGAAGTTTACACATGGGGATGGAAAGAGTGTGTTCCGTCGGGTAAGGTCTTTGGAGATCCATCTGTGGTAGGAAGCTTTGAAAAGGATGTATTTGAAAGGCAGAGCTCTTTCTTGACAGAGCAAG TTAGCCCTCGCTCTCAAGGTTCACGTTCAAGTGGCACTATTGTTTCTAGTACTGATGCTAGAGGAAGTGGAGAGGAAAATACAAAGAGAAGAAGAATATCTTCAGTAAAGCAAGCAGCTGAAAGCTCATCAACTGGGGATGAAACTCTCTCTGCATTGCCATGTCTTGTGGCGCTGACCCCAGGAGTTAGAATAACTTCAGTTGCAGCCGGCGGACGCCATACTCTAGCATTATCAG ATATAGGACAGGTGTGGGGTTGGGGCTACGGTGGTGAAGGACAGCTTGGTTTAGGCTCCCGGATACGCATGGTGTCCTCTCCTCATCCCATACCTTGCATTGAATCCTCTGCTTATGGAAAGGACAGATCTGCAACAATGTCTCGAGGAGGCACAGCTGAGGGACCGGGTTACAGAGCTCCTGGAAGTTACGTGAAGGGGATTGCGTGTGGAGGACGACACAGTGCAGTAATCACAG ATGCTGGAGCACTTCTTGCTTTTGGATGGGGGCTCTACGGACAG TGTGGGCAAGGAAGTACAGATGATGAGTTAAGCCCGACTTGTGTATCTTCCTTACTGGGAATCCGTATTGAGGGTGTCGCTGCAGGACTGTGGCACACTGTCTGTATATCCGCAGATGGTGATGTTTATTCATTTGGGGGGAATCAGTTTGGACAGCTGGGAACTGGAGCTGATCAAGCTGAG ACTCTACCGCGACTTTTGGATTCTCCAAGTCTGGAAAATATGCATGCAAAAATTATATCTTGTGGGGCTCGTCATAGTGCCATAATCACAG CGGATGCCAAAGTTTTCTGCTGGGGTTGGAATAAGTATGGCCAG CTTGGCTTGGGGGATGTAATTGACCGCAACATTCCTTCTCAAGTTGTTATCGAGGGTGGTATCCCTAGAAACGTGGCTTGTGGTTGGTGGCATACCCTTCTTCTATCAGAATCACCTACTTGA